One Lentibacillus cibarius DNA window includes the following coding sequences:
- a CDS encoding mechanosensitive ion channel family protein has product MEFLKEKWQSLWDYLTGVDLWITVGSAFLNTILIIILAMLIIRFGNRVIERVFENRTHNPFRITERREVTLKKLIQNTLKYTVYFIALVMILQGVLQLPITSLLAGAGVAGLAIGFGAQSLVRDIISGFFIIFEDQFSVGDYIFVSDAEGTVEEIGLRTTKIQSWTGEQHVIPNGNVTQVTNYSVHNGLAVVDVNIPYENDAAMAERLIETVGKGLPDQYEEIVRVPEVIGVQTLESSHYVIRVIAETLPVYQWAGARIMRKEIKEALYKEGIDIPAPRLVMYSRNQEPTSMEIHPDKHIQEGEQ; this is encoded by the coding sequence TTGGAGTTTTTAAAGGAAAAATGGCAAAGTTTATGGGATTATCTAACAGGAGTGGACCTTTGGATCACGGTTGGATCAGCATTCCTTAATACCATTCTGATCATCATCCTGGCCATGCTTATCATACGTTTTGGTAACCGAGTGATCGAACGTGTTTTTGAAAACAGAACGCACAACCCATTCCGGATAACGGAAAGAAGGGAAGTCACGCTTAAGAAGCTAATTCAAAATACACTGAAATATACCGTTTATTTTATTGCACTTGTTATGATTCTGCAGGGTGTTCTGCAGTTGCCAATTACGAGTTTACTGGCAGGTGCCGGGGTTGCCGGCTTGGCAATTGGGTTTGGTGCACAAAGTCTTGTCCGCGATATCATATCCGGATTCTTCATTATTTTTGAGGACCAGTTTTCCGTTGGTGACTATATTTTTGTTTCCGATGCGGAAGGGACGGTAGAGGAAATCGGCTTGCGGACGACTAAAATACAAAGCTGGACAGGTGAGCAGCATGTCATACCGAACGGCAACGTGACGCAGGTGACGAACTACTCTGTGCATAATGGCCTTGCCGTTGTCGATGTAAACATTCCTTATGAGAATGATGCCGCCATGGCTGAGCGGCTTATTGAAACGGTTGGCAAAGGTCTTCCTGATCAATATGAGGAGATTGTTCGTGTACCGGAAGTCATTGGGGTGCAAACATTGGAGTCATCTCATTATGTCATTCGTGTTATTGCTGAAACGTTACCAGTTTACCAATGGGCAGGTGCACGCATTATGCGTAAGGAAATAAAAGAAGCACTTTATAAGGAAGGAATTGACATACCAGCACCACGTCTTGTTATGTATTCACGAAATCAGGAACCAACATCAATGGAAATACATCCCGATAAACACATACAGGAAGGAGAACAATAA
- a CDS encoding peptidoglycan DD-metalloendopeptidase family protein, which produces MFNRKEMPHRSSKKGQMLKKITVMTCLGLSLTFPTVFAAEGDGDLEKIFHVYVDGKHVGKVNDKKAIQTLMDTKVEKKETEFKDFPLDIGEQVSLIPERVFNPSYNNREVSSYLKDELSVKAEAVELNIGGNRVGYFKSKEEAKQALKAYKEKYVDKKILEKLAPKDTESEQTGHELQALVNEQQDTDNLGIGDSIITDVILSEKVSLSDQKARPSNILTEQQGLKKLEKGTLADKVHKVKKGETLVEIAKTYDLTLDKLLELNDGLNESSVLQIDQEIHVTDYKPFVDVIVKKEKKVEETIDYETKVIKSDELYKGDKKVKQNGQEGKKLVHYALQKRNGAIADRKVVQKEVTKEPVKKIIVKGTKVIPSRGTGNLRWPTVGGYVSSHVGMRWGSMHKGMDIAGPSNRSILAADNGTVVSAGWSGGYGNKIVIDHNNGMRTVYAHLSSIGVSPGQTIEKGRKIGVMGSTGDSTGLHLHFEVYKNGSLQHPSNYLH; this is translated from the coding sequence TTGTTTAACAGAAAAGAAATGCCCCATCGTTCCTCAAAGAAAGGGCAGATGCTGAAAAAAATCACAGTTATGACATGTTTAGGTCTTTCATTGACTTTTCCGACAGTATTTGCAGCAGAAGGAGACGGGGATTTGGAGAAAATATTCCACGTTTACGTTGACGGTAAACATGTTGGAAAAGTGAATGATAAAAAAGCAATCCAGACTTTAATGGATACGAAAGTTGAAAAGAAAGAAACTGAATTCAAGGATTTTCCCCTGGATATCGGTGAACAAGTTTCATTGATACCAGAGCGTGTGTTTAATCCTTCGTATAATAATCGAGAAGTTAGTAGCTATTTAAAAGACGAACTGTCCGTTAAAGCAGAGGCGGTTGAATTGAACATTGGAGGCAACCGCGTCGGCTACTTTAAAAGTAAAGAAGAGGCAAAACAAGCTCTCAAGGCATATAAGGAAAAATACGTCGATAAGAAAATACTAGAGAAACTAGCACCAAAGGACACAGAAAGTGAACAGACTGGTCATGAATTACAGGCGCTTGTTAACGAGCAACAGGATACGGATAACTTAGGTATCGGTGATTCTATTATTACAGACGTTATTCTGTCGGAAAAAGTTTCACTATCTGATCAAAAGGCTAGGCCATCCAACATTTTAACCGAGCAACAGGGTCTGAAGAAGTTAGAGAAGGGCACCCTGGCGGATAAGGTACATAAAGTTAAAAAAGGGGAAACACTTGTAGAGATTGCGAAGACCTACGATTTGACACTTGATAAACTACTAGAACTGAATGACGGATTAAACGAATCATCCGTTTTGCAGATCGACCAGGAAATTCACGTAACGGATTATAAACCATTTGTTGATGTCATTGTTAAAAAGGAAAAAAAGGTTGAAGAAACCATCGATTATGAAACAAAAGTCATTAAGTCAGATGAACTTTATAAAGGCGACAAGAAAGTAAAACAGAATGGCCAAGAAGGCAAGAAATTGGTTCACTATGCGCTGCAAAAACGCAATGGTGCTATAGCAGACAGGAAAGTTGTTCAGAAAGAGGTAACGAAAGAGCCAGTAAAAAAGATTATCGTGAAGGGAACAAAAGTAATCCCGTCACGTGGGACAGGTAATTTGCGTTGGCCTACTGTTGGCGGCTATGTTAGCAGTCACGTAGGTATGCGCTGGGGCTCGATGCATAAAGGAATGGACATTGCAGGGCCAAGTAATCGCTCCATACTTGCCGCCGATAATGGTACCGTTGTTTCTGCAGGCTGGTCCGGCGGTTATGGCAATAAAATTGTGATTGACCATAACAATGGCATGCGCACTGTTTATGCGCATCTTTCATCCATTGGCGTTAGCCCGGGTCAGACGATTGAAAAAGGGCGGAAAATCGGAGTCATGGGCTCAACAGGAGACTCAACAGGACTGCACTTGCACTTTGAAGTGTACAAGAATGGTTCGCTGCAGCATCCAAGTAATTATCTTCATTAA
- the ychF gene encoding redox-regulated ATPase YchF: protein MSLTAGIVGLPNVGKSTLFNAITQAGAEAANYPFATIDPNVGIVEVPDDRLNKLTELVKPKKKIPTTFEFTDIAGIVKGASKGEGLGNQFLANIRQVDAIVQVVRCFADDNVTHVSGKIDPVDDMETINMELILADLETVNKRIQRVEKMARQKDKEALAEYDVLTVLKEGLEAEKPARALEFAKEQWKIVKGLHLLTSKPALYVANVSEDEVRDPDANEDVQKVKDYAAAEHAEVITVCAKIEEEISELDQEEKEMFLDDLGIAESGLDQLIKAAYSLLGLGTFFTAGEPEVRAWTFRKGMKAPQAAGVIHSDFERGFIRAETVSYEDLMEAGSMAVAREHGNVRLEGKDYIVQDGDVIHFRFNV, encoded by the coding sequence ATGTCTTTGACAGCAGGAATTGTCGGGCTTCCGAATGTTGGTAAGTCCACGTTATTTAATGCTATTACCCAGGCAGGGGCAGAAGCGGCGAACTACCCATTTGCAACAATCGACCCAAATGTGGGGATTGTGGAAGTACCCGACGATCGCTTAAATAAATTAACAGAACTGGTGAAACCGAAAAAAAAGATTCCGACAACCTTTGAATTCACGGATATTGCCGGGATTGTCAAAGGGGCAAGTAAAGGTGAAGGGCTAGGGAATCAATTTCTGGCTAACATTCGCCAAGTAGATGCAATTGTACAGGTAGTGCGTTGTTTTGCTGACGATAATGTCACCCACGTATCAGGCAAAATTGATCCGGTTGATGATATGGAAACAATCAATATGGAACTCATTCTAGCTGATTTGGAAACAGTGAATAAACGCATCCAACGTGTTGAAAAAATGGCCAGGCAGAAGGATAAAGAAGCGCTAGCGGAATATGATGTACTCACTGTCTTAAAAGAAGGACTGGAAGCCGAAAAGCCTGCACGCGCACTGGAGTTTGCAAAAGAACAATGGAAAATAGTTAAAGGACTTCATTTACTCACAAGTAAGCCAGCGTTGTATGTAGCGAATGTAAGTGAAGATGAAGTCCGTGATCCGGATGCAAATGAAGATGTCCAGAAAGTAAAGGATTATGCAGCAGCTGAACATGCCGAAGTAATCACGGTCTGCGCCAAGATTGAAGAGGAAATTTCCGAACTTGACCAGGAGGAAAAGGAAATGTTTCTGGATGATTTAGGTATCGCTGAATCCGGACTAGACCAGCTGATTAAGGCTGCGTACAGTTTGCTTGGGCTGGGAACATTCTTCACAGCTGGGGAACCAGAAGTACGTGCATGGACATTCCGTAAAGGGATGAAGGCCCCACAGGCAGCAGGTGTCATCCATTCCGACTTTGAACGGGGCTTTATCAGGGCAGAAACTGTTTCCTATGAAGATCTGATGGAAGCAGGGTCGATGGCCGTTGCTAGAGAACATGGCAATGTCCGCTTGGAAGGCAAGGATTATATTGTTCAGGATGGTGACGTGATTCATTTCCGTTTTAATGTTTAA
- a CDS encoding YybS family protein, translating into MNQSKQLTDGALLTAVFIILMLISAFVPVISIAAVFLLPVPFVLFASRHDWKPSIIMLLAAIGLSVVFTTVYSAPIPVLMGIGGIMIGRGIYRKYTAYETLASGTIGFVAGLVALFLFSQVFLQVDLINEMDEMLQESLEMSRDVMGDFGLAGQTEEQMQLVKEQLDMLIQLIPVWVALIGLLMAFISQWVSYKIIGRLEDRSLHFPPFRTFRLPVSLIWIYLFALIISFIDLSGLAAQAVNNVLMLTGIFMALQGLSFIFYYAHEKNKTKALPVISVILTIFFPFIFLYLVRLLGIIDIGFALRDRISNGKT; encoded by the coding sequence ATGAATCAATCTAAACAGTTGACGGATGGTGCATTACTCACAGCGGTTTTTATAATACTGATGCTGATATCGGCCTTTGTTCCTGTTATCTCTATTGCAGCTGTTTTTCTGCTACCTGTACCTTTTGTGTTGTTCGCGTCGAGACATGATTGGAAGCCGTCCATTATCATGTTGCTTGCCGCTATTGGTTTGTCAGTAGTATTCACAACTGTTTATTCCGCGCCGATCCCTGTGTTAATGGGAATTGGTGGGATTATGATTGGGCGAGGTATCTACAGGAAGTATACAGCATATGAGACGCTGGCTAGTGGTACGATTGGCTTTGTCGCTGGATTAGTTGCGCTGTTTTTGTTTAGCCAGGTTTTTCTGCAAGTCGATTTAATTAATGAAATGGATGAGATGCTACAAGAGTCATTGGAGATGAGCCGGGATGTCATGGGGGATTTCGGGCTTGCTGGTCAGACGGAAGAGCAAATGCAGTTAGTGAAGGAACAGTTGGATATGCTGATACAGCTTATCCCGGTATGGGTCGCTTTAATTGGCCTTTTAATGGCATTTATTAGCCAGTGGGTCAGCTACAAAATAATTGGAAGACTGGAAGACAGGTCATTGCATTTCCCGCCGTTTCGTACATTCCGGCTGCCGGTTTCGCTTATTTGGATTTATCTGTTCGCATTGATTATATCGTTCATCGATTTATCAGGGCTTGCCGCACAGGCTGTGAATAATGTGTTGATGCTTACTGGAATATTTATGGCATTGCAAGGTTTATCGTTTATCTTTTATTATGCACATGAGAAAAATAAAACAAAAGCACTGCCGGTAATAAGTGTCATATTGACCATTTTCTTTCCGTTCATCTTCCTTTATCTTGTGCGCCTATTAGGTATAATAGATATAGGGTTTGCACTCAGGGACCGCATCTCCAATGGCAAAACGTGA
- the modA gene encoding molybdate ABC transporter substrate-binding protein, with product MRYLCFIFLTTTLIITSGCTSQDDTDKTKVLISASVSLSDVMAELRDTFEEKHPDIVLSLHYGASDKLAKQISKGDPVDVFLSVGEKSIVQLKEQDLLATKTRTFATNRLILASNKQQPVSLSSLNQLPELDTKQIAIGSPESIPAGRYAKQALKSSGVWNATKNKLVHTDVGGQTLSYIESGKIGIGFVYRSDFKRSEFISDVLAIDEDLHDPITYSAIVTTSSNVKEKAKAFLSFLQTDTARSILKKYGFET from the coding sequence ATGCGCTATTTATGTTTTATTTTCCTGACCACTACCCTCATCATAACATCCGGCTGTACAAGCCAAGATGACACGGATAAAACAAAAGTTCTTATATCTGCTTCAGTGAGTCTATCTGATGTAATGGCTGAGCTTAGGGACACATTTGAAGAAAAGCATCCAGACATAGTATTGTCATTACATTATGGTGCTTCCGATAAATTAGCCAAACAAATCAGTAAGGGAGATCCGGTTGATGTATTTCTGTCAGTAGGTGAAAAGTCGATTGTTCAACTAAAAGAACAAGATTTGCTAGCAACGAAAACGAGAACCTTTGCCACCAACCGTCTGATTCTGGCAAGCAACAAACAACAACCAGTTTCGTTATCATCACTTAATCAATTACCGGAACTTGATACAAAACAAATCGCCATCGGCAGTCCTGAAAGTATTCCAGCCGGCAGATATGCAAAACAGGCGTTAAAGTCCAGTGGAGTTTGGAATGCCACAAAAAATAAACTCGTTCATACTGACGTCGGCGGACAGACCCTCTCCTACATCGAGTCAGGTAAAATCGGTATTGGATTTGTCTATCGCAGTGACTTTAAGCGCTCTGAATTTATTAGTGACGTATTGGCTATTGATGAGGACCTCCATGATCCCATCACCTATTCAGCTATTGTAACGACATCAAGTAACGTAAAAGAAAAAGCAAAAGCGTTTCTATCCTTTTTGCAGACGGATACAGCTCGTTCGATTCTTAAGAAATATGGATTTGAGACTTAA
- a CDS encoding DUF951 domain-containing protein: MADKEFGLNDVVQMKKPHPCGENRWKIIRMGMDIRIKCEGCDHSVMIPRKTFTKKMKKILEKAEE; the protein is encoded by the coding sequence ATGGCAGATAAAGAATTTGGCCTAAATGATGTTGTGCAAATGAAAAAGCCGCACCCATGTGGGGAAAATAGATGGAAAATCATTCGTATGGGCATGGATATACGAATTAAATGCGAGGGGTGCGACCATAGTGTTATGATCCCGCGCAAAACGTTTACTAAAAAAATGAAAAAAATCCTGGAAAAAGCAGAAGAATAA
- the yyaC gene encoding spore protease YyaC: protein MNLINRFIPKNDKLQLMYDDPDLLDDMTQRIISWLPENASELVVVCIGTDRSTGDALGPFTGSFLAELKPKYIHLYGTLDAPIHAANMEESIRSIRMRHQNPYVIAIDASLGKPASVGTITVDTGSLKPGAALNKKLPAIGDIHITGVVNIGGFMEFSILQNTRLSLVVSMAKRIAAFLYQMDEQLVQQHATAHKENKKMI from the coding sequence ATGAATCTAATTAACCGTTTCATCCCTAAAAATGACAAACTGCAATTAATGTATGATGACCCTGACCTACTAGACGATATGACACAACGAATTATTTCCTGGCTTCCTGAAAACGCCAGTGAACTTGTCGTTGTCTGTATTGGCACGGATAGGTCTACTGGAGATGCTCTTGGCCCATTTACAGGATCGTTTCTTGCTGAACTAAAGCCAAAATACATTCACCTCTATGGTACACTAGACGCTCCCATACACGCCGCTAATATGGAAGAATCAATCCGTTCTATCCGCATGCGGCATCAGAATCCGTATGTGATTGCCATTGATGCGTCTTTAGGTAAACCAGCATCTGTCGGAACCATCACGGTGGATACCGGTTCATTAAAACCTGGCGCAGCGTTGAACAAAAAACTTCCAGCTATAGGGGATATACATATTACTGGAGTCGTCAATATAGGGGGCTTCATGGAATTCTCCATATTACAAAATACTAGACTTTCTCTCGTCGTTTCCATGGCAAAACGCATAGCCGCATTTCTGTATCAAATGGACGAACAACTTGTACAGCAACATGCTACTGCCCATAAAGAAAATAAAAAAATGATATAA
- the rpsR gene encoding 30S ribosomal protein S18, which produces MAARRGRAKRRKVCYFKANGITHIDYKDVDLLKKFISERGKILPRRVTGTSAKYQRKLTRAIKRARQMALLPYVAE; this is translated from the coding sequence ATGGCAGCTCGTCGCGGTCGTGCAAAACGTCGGAAAGTGTGTTATTTCAAAGCGAATGGAATTACACACATCGATTACAAAGATGTTGACCTTTTAAAGAAGTTCATTTCTGAGCGCGGAAAAATTCTTCCTCGCCGTGTAACCGGAACTTCTGCAAAATATCAGCGTAAATTAACAAGAGCAATTAAACGTGCTCGTCAAATGGCTCTATTGCCGTATGTGGCTGAATAA
- the dnaB gene encoding replicative DNA helicase: MSELWNDRTPPHNIEAEQAVIGAIFLDPDAMPSAAERLMPDDFYRASHQRIFDAMLKLTDRGEPIDIVTVTTLLSNEKKLDEVGGVAYLSDLAGSVPTSANIVYYSQIVEEKALLRRLIRTATDIVTSGFSSEDDVENVLNEAEKNILEVSGRKNTGNFKAIKDVLIDVYDNIEQLHHHDGDITGIATGFRDLDQITSGFQRNDLIIIAARPSVGKTAFALNIAQNVAIKTDENVAIFSLEMGADQLVSRMLCAEGNIDAQRLRTGKLEDDDWSKLTMAMGSLSNAGIYIDDSPGIRVSEIRSKCRRLKQEQGLGMILIDYLQLIQGNGNSRENRQQEVSEISRALKGLARELNVPLIALSQLSRGVEARQDKRPMMSDLRESGSIEQDADIVGFLYRDDYYDQESEKQNIIEIIISKQRNGPVGNVELAFVKEYNKFVDLDHRYSESDVPPQPVQA; encoded by the coding sequence GTGAGTGAACTTTGGAATGACCGGACACCACCACATAACATTGAAGCTGAACAGGCAGTCATCGGGGCTATCTTTTTGGACCCCGATGCCATGCCATCAGCTGCTGAACGCTTGATGCCAGACGATTTTTACCGGGCTAGTCACCAGCGGATTTTTGATGCTATGCTGAAATTGACCGACAGAGGTGAACCGATTGATATTGTAACGGTGACAACGCTTCTATCAAATGAAAAAAAGCTCGATGAAGTCGGCGGTGTTGCTTATTTGTCCGATTTGGCCGGTAGTGTTCCAACATCAGCCAATATCGTTTATTATAGCCAAATCGTAGAAGAGAAGGCATTGCTCCGCCGACTAATCAGAACCGCGACAGATATTGTCACATCAGGCTTTTCCAGTGAAGATGATGTGGAAAATGTCTTGAATGAGGCGGAGAAGAATATACTTGAAGTATCTGGTCGGAAAAACACCGGAAATTTCAAAGCTATTAAAGACGTTCTTATTGATGTCTATGATAATATTGAACAACTCCATCATCATGATGGGGATATTACAGGAATCGCAACAGGTTTTCGTGACTTAGATCAAATTACGTCCGGATTCCAGCGTAACGATTTGATTATTATTGCCGCCCGCCCGTCTGTCGGTAAAACGGCTTTTGCATTGAATATCGCACAGAACGTTGCTATAAAAACGGATGAAAATGTGGCGATTTTCAGTCTTGAAATGGGGGCAGATCAGCTTGTGTCTCGTATGCTTTGTGCTGAAGGCAATATTGATGCACAGCGGTTGCGGACTGGAAAACTTGAAGACGACGACTGGAGCAAGCTGACTATGGCTATGGGGAGCCTTTCTAACGCAGGTATTTATATTGACGACTCCCCTGGTATCCGTGTCAGCGAGATTCGCTCGAAATGTCGGCGCTTGAAGCAGGAACAAGGTCTTGGCATGATTTTGATTGACTATTTGCAGCTTATTCAAGGCAATGGAAATTCCCGTGAAAACAGACAGCAGGAAGTTTCGGAAATATCGCGTGCACTAAAGGGACTCGCGCGTGAATTGAATGTTCCGTTAATCGCCTTATCACAGCTCTCTCGTGGTGTGGAGGCACGTCAGGATAAGCGTCCGATGATGTCTGACTTGCGCGAGTCCGGAAGTATTGAGCAGGATGCTGATATCGTTGGCTTCCTGTACCGGGATGATTATTACGATCAGGAATCGGAAAAACAAAATATTATTGAAATCATTATATCTAAGCAGCGGAACGGTCCGGTGGGGAATGTCGAGTTGGCTTTTGTTAAAGAATATAATAAATTCGTTGATCTCGATCACCGTTATTCGGAAAGTGATGTCCCGCCGCAACCTGTCCAAGCATAA
- a CDS encoding adenylosuccinate synthase, with amino-acid sequence MSSVVVVGTQWGDEGKGKITDFLSQNAEVVARYQGGNNAGHTIKFDSETYKLHLIPSGIFFNDKTCVLGNGMVIDPKAFAEEIEYLHARNISTDNLRISNRAHVILPYHLKLDALQEEDKGTEKIGTTKKGIGPAYMDKAARMGIRIADLMDKDAFRTKLEQNLKEKNRLFEKIYEVDPISVEAILEEYYEYGQQMAPYVCDTSVVLNDALDDGRRVLFEGAQGVMLDIDQGTYPFVTSSNPIAGGVTIGSGVGPSKIDHVVGVSKAYTTRVGDGPFPTELNDATGDQIRETGKEYGTTTGRPRRVGWFDSVVVRHAQRVSGVTDLSLNSLDVLTGIETLKICVAYKYKGELMYEFPASLRVLAECEPVYEEMPGWTEDITNVQTIHELPANARHYLERIAQLTGIQLSVFSVGPDRLQTNVVRSVYS; translated from the coding sequence ATGTCCTCAGTGGTTGTAGTTGGTACGCAGTGGGGCGATGAAGGAAAAGGTAAAATTACTGACTTCCTGTCGCAGAATGCCGAGGTTGTCGCTCGTTATCAGGGAGGTAACAATGCAGGGCATACGATTAAATTTGATAGTGAAACGTATAAATTGCATTTGATCCCATCTGGAATATTTTTCAATGATAAGACGTGTGTGTTAGGTAATGGAATGGTTATCGATCCAAAGGCGTTTGCCGAAGAGATTGAATATCTGCATGCCCGTAATATTTCAACGGATAATTTGCGCATCAGTAACCGTGCCCATGTCATTCTGCCGTATCATTTAAAACTCGATGCGCTTCAGGAAGAAGATAAAGGCACGGAAAAGATAGGGACAACGAAAAAAGGAATTGGCCCAGCCTATATGGATAAAGCCGCTCGTATGGGTATACGTATTGCTGATTTAATGGATAAAGATGCATTCCGCACGAAGCTTGAACAGAATCTGAAAGAGAAGAATCGTTTATTTGAAAAGATTTATGAAGTTGATCCGATCAGTGTTGAAGCTATTCTGGAGGAGTATTACGAATATGGTCAACAGATGGCACCATATGTATGTGATACGTCAGTCGTGCTGAATGACGCACTTGATGATGGTCGCCGTGTCCTATTCGAAGGCGCTCAGGGTGTGATGCTCGATATTGATCAGGGAACCTATCCGTTTGTGACATCGTCTAATCCTATTGCTGGTGGTGTGACTATTGGTTCCGGTGTCGGCCCATCTAAAATTGACCATGTCGTTGGCGTGTCCAAAGCGTATACAACACGTGTCGGGGACGGCCCGTTTCCAACAGAATTAAATGACGCCACAGGAGACCAAATCCGGGAAACCGGAAAGGAATATGGCACGACAACAGGGCGGCCGCGTCGTGTCGGTTGGTTTGACAGTGTTGTCGTCCGTCACGCACAGCGAGTGAGTGGTGTAACTGATTTATCATTGAACTCACTTGACGTCTTGACAGGTATTGAAACGTTGAAAATTTGTGTGGCATATAAATATAAAGGTGAACTGATGTATGAATTCCCAGCCAGTCTACGTGTACTGGCAGAATGTGAACCGGTATATGAAGAAATGCCTGGTTGGACAGAGGATATCACCAATGTCCAGACGATTCACGAACTTCCGGCTAATGCCAGACACTATTTGGAGCGTATTGCACAGCTAACGGGTATTCAACTATCTGTCTTTTCTGTCGGCCCCGATCGGCTACAGACGAATGTTGTTCGAAGTGTCTATAGTTAA
- the ssb gene encoding single-stranded DNA-binding protein yields the protein MLNRVVLVGRLTKDPDLRYTASGVAVANFTLAVNRPFSNQQGSRDADFINCVVWRRAAENLANYMKKGSMVGVDGRIQTRTFEGQDGKTVFMTEVVADSVQFLESKGSSQGRGQQSSGFQPNGNQNQNPMEQKPSSDNPFKDNGEPIDISDDDLPF from the coding sequence ATGTTGAATCGTGTCGTTCTAGTTGGCAGATTAACGAAGGATCCTGATTTACGTTATACTGCAAGTGGTGTGGCTGTTGCTAATTTCACTTTAGCAGTTAATCGCCCTTTTTCGAATCAGCAGGGTAGCCGGGATGCAGATTTTATTAACTGTGTTGTTTGGCGCCGTGCAGCTGAGAATCTGGCAAACTACATGAAAAAAGGCAGCATGGTTGGTGTTGATGGCCGCATCCAGACACGTACTTTCGAAGGCCAGGACGGGAAGACAGTTTTTATGACAGAAGTTGTTGCTGACAGTGTTCAGTTCCTGGAATCAAAAGGATCATCACAAGGCAGGGGACAGCAGTCATCAGGATTCCAGCCAAACGGGAACCAAAATCAGAACCCAATGGAACAAAAACCATCAAGTGACAATCCGTTCAAAGATAACGGGGAACCAATTGACATATCAGATGATGATTTACCATTCTAG
- the rpsF gene encoding 30S ribosomal protein S6 produces MRKYEIMYIIRPDMEEEAQTSLIERFNNVLTDNGAEIEKVDEMGKRRLAYEINDYRDGYYVVINFNGDENAINEFDRQAKFTGDIIRHMAVREDDE; encoded by the coding sequence ATGAGAAAATATGAAATCATGTATATCATCCGCCCGGATATGGAGGAAGAAGCGCAGACAAGCTTGATTGAGCGTTTCAACAACGTATTGACCGATAACGGCGCGGAGATTGAAAAAGTTGATGAAATGGGCAAGCGTCGTCTTGCATATGAAATCAACGATTACCGTGATGGATATTATGTTGTCATTAACTTCAACGGCGATGAAAATGCCATCAATGAATTTGACCGACAGGCAAAATTCACTGGCGATATAATCCGTCATATGGCAGTTCGAGAAGATGATGAATAA
- the rplI gene encoding 50S ribosomal protein L9 — translation MKVIFKKDVKGKGKKDEVKDVSDGYARNYLLKNNLAEEATPGNMKALEAKKKKQQQQEDERKKEAELLKNELADLDVEIRAKSGDSGRLFGSITSKHIADTLKKDYGYKIDKRKIELDEPIRTLGYTKVPVKLHQEVTGTINVHVVEA, via the coding sequence ATGAAAGTAATATTTAAAAAAGATGTTAAAGGCAAAGGGAAAAAAGACGAAGTGAAAGATGTTTCTGATGGGTATGCCCGCAATTACCTCCTGAAGAACAATTTAGCAGAAGAAGCAACGCCAGGGAACATGAAAGCATTGGAAGCCAAGAAGAAGAAACAGCAACAGCAAGAAGATGAACGGAAAAAAGAAGCAGAACTGCTTAAAAATGAACTGGCAGACTTAGATGTTGAAATCAGAGCAAAATCAGGGGATAGTGGTCGTTTGTTTGGGTCTATTACGTCCAAACACATTGCCGATACCCTTAAAAAAGATTATGGTTATAAAATTGACAAACGAAAAATCGAGCTGGATGAACCTATTCGTACACTCGGTTATACGAAGGTGCCGGTCAAGTTGCATCAGGAAGTTACCGGAACGATCAACGTGCATGTTGTGGAGGCATAA